The Bombus fervidus isolate BK054 chromosome 6, iyBomFerv1, whole genome shotgun sequence genome contains a region encoding:
- the LOC139988076 gene encoding uncharacterized protein produces MKAIFVVTALLVAFVSATPPPECPDESEEDISLFPNPDDCSSYYTCIREQPLLMQCHQGLEYNPKLRICDWPKKNVTCKRRPVRPPHPPHVSTSKSAEHVDIGRIPV; encoded by the exons atgaaag cAATATTTGTGGTTACCGCTCTTTTGGTGGCGTTTGTTTCCGCTACTCCACCACCTGAATGTCCCGATGAGAGCGAAGAAGATATTAGCTTGTTTCCGAATCCAGACGACTGCTCAAGCTATTATACCTGCATTAGAGAGCAACCGTTGTTGATGCAGTGCCACCAAGGACTTGAATATAACCCGAAATTAAGAATATGCGACTGGccaaagaaaaatgtaaccTGTAAACGTCGACCTGTAAGACCACCACATCCACCACATGTCTCCACATCCAAATCAGCAGAACATGTTGATATCGGCCGCATACCAGTATGA
- the LOC141445773 gene encoding peritrophin-1-like, protein MKAIFVVIALLVAFASATPPPECPNEDEEDVTLFPNPDDCSTYYSCIRDTPVLMQCNEGLEFNPQLRVCDWPKKNATCKRRPSRPPHPPHSSTTTTQSTTESVPDWIWSTRNE, encoded by the exons atgaaag cAATATTTGTGGTTATCGCTCTTTTGGTGGCGTTTGCTTCCGCTACTCCACCACCTGAATGTCCCAATGAGGACGAAGAAGATGTTACCCTGTTTCCAAATCCAGACGACTGCTCAACCTATTATTCCTGCATTAGAGACACACCGGTGTTAATGCAATGTAACGAAGGACTTGAATTTAACCCGCAATTAAGAGTATGCGATTGGCCAAAGAAAAATGCAACCTGCAAACGTCGCCCTTCGAGGCCACCACATCCACCACATAGTTCCACAACCACAACACAATCCACAACAGAGTCTGTTCCTGACTGGATATGGTCCACCCGGAATGAATAA
- the LOC139988617 gene encoding uncharacterized protein — MERYLSWEPQYTFEKIFPLVTRWQLVHLPGISADNRLTMLDLYIPEAIKKVRNIRSVANYEITWKTDNSMIKRLKEYIAPDNVSDNGAVIPSELASIEPQSAVQKCYPELVEAFESARNAKTKKRSNRKKIQDDTDASDKKRKAEKRRQKRNGKTENNRKIDEFISKNDPTSLEESFRRMSITPIKSKKCKTLDDLQESPKRSDKVKRGPQFEKVLQLENINSKLNNTLDRMFNELSPDDFIDENDDHDLNMSEIIDNICNQRVFKFNVSENVQISKDENNLCEKDAEDVKTVDDVVNFETNSDQCFRNDVIHNQSVDEFADINESYIPLNHRINCEKPKKRLQRTSTLINNRFSLGFDLLT, encoded by the coding sequence ATGGAACGATATTTATCTTGGGAACCACAATATACATTTGAGAAGATATTTCCTCTAGTGACTCGTTGGCAACTTGTACACCTTCCAGGTATTTCTGCAGACAACCGTCTAACAATGCTCGATTTATACATACCTGAAGCAATAAAGAAAGTTCGGAATATTAGGTCTGTTGCGAATTACGAAATTACTTGGAAGACTGACAATAGTAtgataaaaagattaaaagaatatattgCACCAGATAATGTGAGTGATAATGGTGCAGTTATTCCATCCGAATTGGCAAGTATTGAGCCACAAAGTGCTGTACAGAAATGTTATCCAGAATTAGTCGAAGCATTTGAAAGTGCAAGAAATGcgaaaacaaagaaacgatcgaatagaaagaaaatacaagACGATACAGATGCTAGTGATAAAAAACGTAAAGCAGAAAAGAGGCGTCAGAAGAGAAAtggaaaaacagaaaataatagaaaaattgatgAATTTATTTCCAAAAATGATCCTACGTCTTTAGAAGAATCTTTCCGGAGGATGAGTATTACGCcaataaaatctaaaaaatgtaaaacattAGATGATTTACAAGAAAGTCCGAAAAGAAGTGATAAAGTTAAACGCGGTCCTCAGTTCGAAAAAGTATTACAATTAGAGAATAtcaattcaaaattaaataatacctTGGATAGAATGTTTAATGAACTTTCACCGGATGATTTTATTGACGAGAACGATGATCATGATCTAAACATGTCGGAGATAATAGACAATATATGTAATCAAAGGGTATTCAAATTTAATGTTTCGGAAAATGTGCAAATATCTAaggatgaaaataatttatgtgaaAAAGATGCTGAAGATGTGAAAACAGTTGATGACGTAGTTAATTTTGAAACGAACTCTGATCAGTGTTTCAGAAATGATGTAATTCATAATCAATCAGTTGATGAATTTGCTGATATAAATGAATCCTATATTCCTCTTAATCACAGAATAAATTGCGAGAAACCGAAGAAAAGACTTCAAAGAACTTCTactctaataaataatagatttaGTCTTGGATTTGACTTgttaacataa
- the LOC139987914 gene encoding uncharacterized protein, whose amino-acid sequence MKTMFAVVLATVFLAFVSATPECPSNQEDVVLIPNPNDCASYYSCDGGVAYLMNCSVGLLFNPELRVCDWADNVTCSVTTSTVSNEVTLPNTTPSEESNEVLVEEPSKEPSKELNEESSEETDEDIIKKPNTEPCKASSESSESSESNEESDEQSIYK is encoded by the exons ATGAaaa CAATGTTTGCGGTAGTCCTCGCTACGGTCTTTCTGGCCTTTGTTTCTGCCACTCCAGAATGTCCATCTAATCAAGAAGATGTTGTCTTAATTCCGAACCCAAATGACTGCGCATCCTATTATTCTTGCGACGGTGGCGTAGCATACTTAATGAATTGCTCTGTCGGACTTCTCTTTAATCCTGAATTACGAGTTTGCGATTGGGCAGACAATGTAACCTGTTCTGTTACAACCAGTACAGTGTCCAACGAAGTTACACTGCCCAACACAACACCCAGCGAAGAATCCAATGAAGTACTTGTCGAAGAACCCAGCAAAGAGCCCAGCAAAGAACTCAACGAAGAATCTAGCGAAGAAACCGACGAAGATATTATCAAAAAACCCAATACAGAACCTTGCAAAGCATCTAGCGAATCCAGCGAATCCAGCGAATCCAATGAAGAATCTGATGAACAATCTatttataagtaa
- the LOC139988097 gene encoding peritrophin-1-like produces MKAIFVVIALLVAFASTTPPPECPSGHGQSAVFLPNPDDCTTFYHCDREEPLLMQCNEGLEFNPKLKVCDWPKKTVTCTRRASTPASPPDTTTSNSTVTASPDMAPVEVTV; encoded by the exons atgaaag cAATATTTGTGGTTATCGCTCTTTTGGTGGCGTTTGCTTCAACTACTCCACCACCTGAATGTCCCAGTGGACACGGACAAAGCGCTGTCTTCTTACCGAATCCAGACGACTGTACAACCTTTTATCACTGCGATAGAGAGGAGCCATTGTTGATGCAATGCAACGAAGGACTTGAATTTAACCCGAAATTAAAAGTATGTGATTGGCCTAAGAAAACTGTCACCTGTACACGTCGCGCTTCAACTCCAGCAAGTCCGCCAGATACTACCACATCAAATTCAACTGTTACTGCTTCCCCTGACATGGCACCAGTGGAAGTAACAGTATAG